A single genomic interval of Croceibacter atlanticus HTCC2559 harbors:
- a CDS encoding Lrp/AsnC family transcriptional regulator, whose product MLVDVINAKILKLLQQNARLSNAEIGRQVGITSPAVSERIKKLEDAGIIEGYTTKVSYKMVGNHLKAIITLRAFMGKLKPFLEKVKTYDEVINCYRITGNENIVMEVVLKNQQHLERLIDDLITYGECKTQIVLSKVVDNNPIKA is encoded by the coding sequence ATGTTGGTAGATGTAATTAACGCTAAAATTTTAAAACTCTTACAGCAAAATGCTAGACTTAGTAATGCAGAAATTGGGAGGCAAGTAGGTATTACATCTCCTGCAGTTTCAGAGCGAATTAAGAAATTAGAAGACGCAGGAATTATTGAAGGGTACACAACCAAGGTCTCTTATAAAATGGTAGGCAATCACTTAAAAGCCATTATTACCTTGCGTGCATTTATGGGTAAATTAAAACCGTTTTTAGAAAAAGTAAAAACCTATGATGAGGTTATTAACTGCTACCGTATTACGGGAAACGAAAATATTGTCATGGAAGTTGTGCTTAAAAATCAACAGCATTTAGAACGCCTTATTGATGATCTAATTACTTATGGTGAGTGTAAAACTCAAATTGTATTATCTAAAGTTGTAGACAATAATCCTATAAAAGCTTAA
- a CDS encoding helix-turn-helix transcriptional regulator, producing MLFTIEHTVTALVCLLSAFVIQRIYKKELPYEENNTKVNGIKWFGWAIFIWGIGSVIQLLGVKVFGLSATHKLLIYSGVTVSLLNSMFILLSLPSIEHNKFRPMVVRLVQRFTEKEFIALFSGVMGIIAFVFIAASYTNVAISNNFIWLIDIPISIIVAFSLLNELNKAFSNRQMKFMYLPSFALFVLIIVAVSHRIIPQDRVVTYIDQEFWTLTGMITALSFKFIYILLFSILLYSWKFLTEREMKQSQLEHLNSENLKLSTELDKLLIANESHLDTIRSLKIKVETLTESSKIELSQRQKEVLTFLAKFGDTHSYTQIAEEMNISVDGFQTHIHQIKKLLNISGSGGKEQLIEFARKEL from the coding sequence ATGTTATTTACAATAGAACATACGGTTACAGCTTTAGTCTGCTTATTAAGCGCTTTTGTTATCCAGCGCATTTATAAAAAGGAATTACCTTATGAAGAAAATAATACCAAAGTAAATGGTATAAAATGGTTTGGTTGGGCCATCTTTATTTGGGGTATTGGATCTGTAATACAGTTATTAGGTGTTAAGGTTTTTGGCTTAAGCGCAACACATAAACTTTTAATATATTCTGGAGTTACAGTATCATTACTAAACTCTATGTTTATTTTACTCTCATTACCATCTATAGAGCATAATAAATTTAGGCCAATGGTTGTCCGGTTGGTACAACGCTTTACAGAAAAAGAATTTATAGCGTTGTTTTCTGGCGTTATGGGTATTATAGCATTTGTATTTATAGCAGCATCTTACACAAACGTAGCCATTAGCAATAATTTTATCTGGCTTATAGATATTCCAATCTCTATAATAGTTGCCTTTTCTTTACTTAATGAGCTTAATAAGGCTTTTAGTAACAGACAGATGAAGTTTATGTATTTGCCATCTTTTGCACTGTTTGTACTAATAATTGTAGCTGTGTCTCATAGAATTATACCACAAGATAGAGTGGTTACCTATATAGATCAGGAGTTTTGGACATTAACAGGAATGATAACGGCGCTCTCTTTTAAATTTATCTATATCTTATTATTTTCAATCTTGTTATACAGTTGGAAATTTTTAACTGAACGCGAGATGAAGCAATCTCAATTGGAGCATTTAAATTCTGAAAATTTGAAACTTTCTACAGAGCTTGATAAATTACTTATTGCAAATGAGAGTCATCTTGATACCATAAGATCTTTAAAAATTAAAGTTGAAACACTTACAGAATCTTCTAAAATAGAGTTGTCACAACGCCAGAAAGAAGTCTTGACTTTCTTAGCTAAATTTGGAGACACTCATTCCTATACCCAAATTGCAGAAGAGATGAATATTAGTGTAGATGGTTTTCAGACACATATACATCAAATAAAAAAGCTATTAAACATAAGTGGATCTGGAGGAAAAGAACAGCTTATAGAGTTTGCTAGAAAAGAGTTGTAA